A genomic stretch from Haloferax sp. Atlit-12N includes:
- a CDS encoding L-lactate dehydrogenase: MSTERGKGTVAIVGGAGAVGSSTAFALMESSLVGEIVLVDIDEERVEGEAMDLNHGSYFTSPVRVRTGDYEDCWDADVVIVTAGASQKPDETRLDLMERNADIFADMIPQITEGLNDDAVMLIVTNPVDVLSYVTWKVSDLPAERVIGSGTVLDTSRFRHSLSREFDLDPANVHAYVVGEHGDSEVLVWSSANLGGIPFESYATSHGVDDIDALKARVEEGVREAAYEIIERKERTNYGVARSVAATTERILGGDNSILTVSTLVSGEHGVDDVYMSLPCTVNQGGVRDVHEFDLSETETAALRESAGVIRESIDRLDFE; the protein is encoded by the coding sequence ATGAGCACTGAACGCGGCAAGGGTACGGTCGCAATCGTCGGGGGTGCAGGCGCAGTCGGGTCGAGCACGGCGTTCGCGCTGATGGAGAGCAGTCTCGTCGGCGAAATCGTCCTCGTCGATATCGACGAGGAGCGCGTCGAGGGCGAGGCGATGGACCTCAACCACGGCTCGTACTTCACGTCGCCGGTCCGCGTCCGGACGGGCGACTACGAGGACTGCTGGGACGCCGATGTGGTCATCGTCACCGCCGGAGCCAGCCAGAAGCCCGACGAGACGCGTCTCGACCTGATGGAGCGGAACGCCGACATCTTCGCCGACATGATTCCGCAGATTACCGAGGGGCTGAACGACGACGCCGTGATGCTCATCGTCACCAACCCCGTCGACGTGCTGTCGTACGTCACGTGGAAGGTGTCGGACCTGCCGGCCGAGCGCGTCATCGGCTCCGGCACCGTCCTCGACACGTCGCGGTTCCGCCACTCGCTCAGCCGCGAGTTCGACCTCGACCCGGCGAACGTCCACGCCTACGTCGTCGGCGAGCACGGCGACAGCGAGGTCCTCGTCTGGAGTTCGGCGAACCTCGGCGGCATCCCGTTCGAGTCGTACGCCACCAGCCACGGCGTCGACGACATCGACGCGCTCAAAGCCCGTGTCGAAGAGGGGGTCCGCGAGGCGGCCTACGAAATCATCGAGCGCAAGGAGCGGACGAACTACGGCGTCGCGCGCTCCGTGGCCGCGACCACCGAGCGCATCCTCGGCGGCGACAACTCCATCCTCACCGTCTCGACGCTCGTCTCGGGCGAACACGGCGTCGACGACGTCTACATGAGCCTCCCGTGTACCGTCAACCAAGGCGGCGTCCGCGACGTCCACGAGTTCGACCTCTCTGAGACCGAGACGGCGGCGCTCCGGGAGTCGGCGGGCGTCATCCGCGAGTCCATCGACCGCTTGGACTTCGAATAG
- a CDS encoding ferritin-like domain-containing protein: MSEDVTALLKRAYQDEIETVMNYMTNSIVLDGVRAEEIKESLQTDIQEELTHAEQLGNRLKQLDEKPPGSASFEARQHDLQPPEDSTDVLAVINGVLTAEEDAIETYRALIDAAEEANDPVTEDLAVTILADEEAHRTEFRGFKKEYDRE, translated from the coding sequence ATGTCTGAGGACGTAACCGCGCTGTTGAAGCGCGCCTATCAGGACGAGATCGAGACCGTGATGAACTACATGACCAACTCCATCGTCCTCGACGGCGTCCGGGCGGAGGAAATAAAGGAGTCCCTCCAGACCGACATTCAGGAGGAACTCACCCACGCTGAACAGTTGGGCAACCGGCTGAAGCAACTCGACGAGAAGCCGCCGGGTTCGGCGTCCTTCGAGGCGCGCCAGCACGACCTCCAGCCCCCGGAGGACAGCACGGACGTGCTCGCGGTCATCAACGGCGTCCTCACGGCCGAGGAGGACGCCATCGAGACCTACCGCGCGCTCATCGACGCCGCGGAGGAGGCCAACGACCCCGTCACCGAGGACCTCGCCGTGACCATCCTCGCCGACGAGGAGGCCCACCGGACCGAGTTCCGCGGCTTCAAGAAAGAGTACGACCGCGAATAG
- a CDS encoding VOC family protein, whose amino-acid sequence MGLIHTALVVSDIDATLDFYADLGLEQTNEFELDGVRNVYVGSDDTDMELQFKYDPTSSARVEPAGIDHVAVEVADADRAFEDIVEAQSPDVVKPPVDIDPVNARAAFVKDPDGYVVEIVSIED is encoded by the coding sequence ATGGGACTCATCCACACCGCCCTCGTCGTCTCGGACATCGACGCCACGCTCGACTTCTACGCCGACCTCGGCCTCGAACAGACCAACGAGTTCGAACTCGACGGCGTCCGCAACGTCTACGTCGGCAGCGACGACACCGACATGGAACTGCAGTTCAAGTACGACCCGACCTCGTCGGCGCGCGTCGAACCCGCCGGCATCGACCACGTCGCCGTCGAGGTCGCGGACGCCGACCGCGCGTTCGAGGACATCGTCGAGGCGCAGTCGCCCGACGTGGTGAAGCCGCCGGTGGACATCGACCCGGTGAACGCCCGCGCGGCGTTCGTGAAGGACCCTGACGGCTACGTGGTCGAAATCGTCTCTATCGAAGACTAA
- a CDS encoding ferredoxin family protein, with product MAIDSNFDQNRERAGEENGVAVWGPVEPPEKLGIHGTHVAVDYDICLADGACLENCPVDVFTWVDTPDHPVSEQKVEPTNEDQCIDCMLCVDICPVDAIDVDASRQA from the coding sequence ATGGCTATCGACTCGAACTTCGACCAGAATCGGGAGCGAGCGGGCGAGGAAAACGGCGTCGCCGTCTGGGGACCCGTCGAACCGCCGGAGAAACTCGGCATCCACGGCACCCACGTCGCCGTCGACTACGACATCTGTCTCGCGGACGGCGCGTGCCTCGAAAACTGCCCCGTGGACGTGTTCACGTGGGTCGACACGCCCGACCACCCGGTGAGCGAGCAGAAGGTCGAACCGACCAACGAAGACCAGTGTATCGACTGCATGCTCTGTGTCGATATCTGTCCCGTCGACGCCATCGACGTGGACGCCTCGCGGCAGGCCTGA